One Mycobacteriales bacterium DNA segment encodes these proteins:
- a CDS encoding DUF4118 domain-containing protein, with amino-acid sequence MGERGELRIYLGAAPGVGKTYAMLGEAHRRLQRGTDVVVGLVETHGRARTAELLDGLEVLPRVTVDYRGAAFEELDADAVLARRPQVAVVDELAHTNVPGGRHGKRWQDVEDLVAAGIDVLTTVNVQHLESLNDVVETITGVPQRETVPDEVVRAADQVELVDLTPEALRRRMAHGNVYAADKVDAALGNYFRVGNLTALRELALLWLAGTVEEQLDRYRTDHGITSTWETRERVVVALTGGPEGDTLVRRAARIAARNTGADLLAVHVTRSDGLTGADPATLARQRVLVESLGGTYHQIVGDDVPRAMLDFARAENATQLVLGASRRGRLAQLFSPGIGVTVTAQSGSIDVHMVTHEQVGRGRGRLPRLSAGLTLRRRLAGLVTAVVALPLLTLVLSSLRDALNLTSDVLVFLVAVIGAALVGGLWPAVAAAVAASLLLNWFFTQPTGRFAIAERNNALALVVFLAVAVMVSWVVDLAARRSSQAARATAEAETLSTLAGDVLRGETALTALLDRVRESFGMASATLLERGPAPASDTAPSTPPAPDRTPEDAGWPGDPKTPPAGPVVPERAPAADARPGGVERHGWHVVASSGPDPCVRPENGDVDVPVGDDLALVLRGRPLAAEDRRVLAAFGAQAAVALRQRRLAQAVAEAEPLAEVDRTRTALLAAVSHDLRSPLASAKASVSALRSDGVPWSEPERAELLATADESLDRLTRLVENLLDLSRLQAGALAVFPQRVGLEDVLPAVLRELGPDGAGIEMTLEMELPEVMADPGLLERILVNVAANAVRHSPANDPPRITGSAHRDRVEVRVIDFGRGVPESDWDRIFVPFQRLGDRDNTAGVGLGLALSRGLADAMDGLLYPDHTPGGGLTMVLSLPAAPMTRLRR; translated from the coding sequence ATGGGGGAGCGCGGTGAGCTGCGGATCTATCTCGGCGCGGCTCCTGGCGTCGGCAAGACGTACGCGATGCTGGGTGAGGCGCACCGGCGGCTGCAGCGCGGCACCGACGTGGTGGTCGGGCTGGTCGAGACCCACGGCCGGGCCCGTACCGCGGAGCTGCTCGACGGGCTCGAGGTGTTGCCGCGGGTCACGGTCGACTACCGCGGCGCCGCCTTCGAGGAGCTCGACGCCGACGCCGTGCTGGCCCGCCGGCCGCAGGTCGCGGTCGTGGACGAGCTCGCCCACACCAACGTCCCCGGCGGCCGGCACGGCAAGCGCTGGCAGGACGTCGAGGACCTGGTCGCGGCCGGGATCGACGTGCTGACCACGGTGAACGTGCAGCACCTCGAGTCGCTCAACGACGTGGTCGAGACGATCACCGGGGTGCCGCAGCGGGAGACCGTGCCGGACGAGGTGGTCCGGGCGGCCGACCAGGTGGAGCTGGTCGACCTGACGCCGGAGGCGCTGCGGCGCCGGATGGCCCACGGCAACGTGTACGCGGCCGACAAGGTGGACGCCGCGCTCGGCAACTACTTCCGGGTGGGCAACCTGACCGCCCTCCGGGAGCTGGCGCTGCTCTGGCTGGCCGGGACGGTCGAGGAACAGCTCGACCGCTACCGGACCGACCACGGCATCACCTCGACCTGGGAGACCCGGGAGCGCGTCGTCGTCGCGCTCACCGGCGGACCGGAAGGAGACACGCTCGTGCGCCGGGCGGCCCGGATCGCGGCCCGGAACACCGGTGCCGACCTGCTCGCCGTGCACGTCACCCGTTCCGACGGGCTGACCGGCGCGGACCCCGCGACCCTCGCCCGGCAGCGGGTGCTGGTGGAGAGCCTCGGCGGGACGTACCACCAGATCGTCGGCGACGACGTGCCGCGGGCGATGCTGGACTTCGCCCGGGCCGAGAACGCGACGCAGCTCGTGCTCGGGGCGTCCCGGCGGGGCCGGCTGGCGCAGCTGTTCTCGCCCGGGATCGGCGTGACGGTCACCGCGCAGTCCGGCTCGATCGACGTGCACATGGTCACCCACGAGCAGGTCGGGCGCGGGCGGGGCCGGCTGCCGCGGCTCTCGGCCGGGTTGACCCTGCGCCGGCGGCTGGCCGGCCTGGTCACGGCGGTGGTCGCGCTGCCGCTGCTGACGCTGGTGCTCTCGAGCCTCCGGGACGCGCTGAACCTGACCAGCGACGTGCTGGTGTTCCTGGTCGCGGTGATCGGGGCCGCGCTGGTCGGCGGGCTCTGGCCGGCGGTGGCCGCGGCGGTCGCCGCCTCGCTGCTGCTGAACTGGTTCTTCACCCAGCCGACCGGCCGGTTCGCGATCGCGGAGCGGAACAACGCGCTCGCGCTGGTCGTGTTCCTCGCGGTCGCGGTGATGGTGAGCTGGGTGGTCGACCTGGCGGCGCGGCGCAGCAGCCAGGCCGCCCGGGCCACCGCCGAGGCCGAGACGCTGTCCACGCTGGCCGGGGACGTGCTGCGCGGCGAGACCGCGCTCACCGCCCTGCTCGACCGGGTCCGCGAGAGCTTCGGCATGGCCTCCGCCACCCTCCTCGAACGCGGCCCGGCCCCGGCGTCGGACACCGCCCCGAGTACGCCACCGGCTCCGGACCGCACCCCGGAGGATGCCGGGTGGCCGGGCGACCCGAAGACACCGCCGGCCGGGCCGGTGGTGCCGGAGCGGGCCCCGGCGGCGGACGCCCGGCCGGGTGGGGTGGAGCGGCACGGGTGGCACGTGGTCGCCAGCTCCGGTCCGGACCCGTGCGTGCGGCCCGAGAACGGCGACGTGGACGTGCCGGTCGGCGACGACCTCGCGCTGGTGCTGCGGGGACGCCCGCTGGCGGCGGAGGACCGCCGGGTGCTGGCCGCGTTCGGGGCCCAGGCCGCGGTCGCGCTGCGGCAGCGCCGGCTGGCGCAGGCGGTGGCCGAGGCCGAGCCGCTGGCCGAGGTCGACCGGACCCGGACCGCGCTGCTGGCCGCCGTCAGCCACGACCTGCGTTCCCCGCTGGCCTCGGCCAAGGCCTCGGTCTCGGCGCTGCGCAGCGACGGGGTGCCGTGGAGCGAACCCGAGCGCGCCGAGCTGCTGGCCACCGCGGACGAGTCGCTGGACCGGCTGACCCGGCTGGTGGAGAACCTGCTCGACCTGTCCCGGCTGCAGGCCGGGGCGCTCGCGGTCTTCCCGCAGCGCGTCGGGTTGGAGGACGTGCTGCCGGCGGTGCTGCGGGAGCTGGGACCGGACGGGGCCGGGATCGAGATGACGCTGGAGATGGAGCTGCCGGAGGTGATGGCGGACCCGGGCCTGCTGGAGCGGATCCTCGTCAACGTCGCGGCCAACGCGGTCCGGCACTCGCCGGCGAACGACCCGCCGCGGATCACCGGCAGTGCGCACCGGGACCGGGTCGAGGTCCGGGTGATCGACTTCGGCCGGGGCGTGCCGGAGTCGGACTGGGACCGGATCTTCGTGCCGTTCCAGCGGCTCGGTGACCGGGACAACACCGCCGGCGTCGGGCTCGGGCTGGCGCTGTCCCGGGGGCTGGCCGACGCGATGGACGGCCTGCTCTACCCCGACCACACCCCGGGCGGCGGCCTGACGATGGTGCTCTCGCTGCCGGCCGCTCCGATGACGCGGCTGCGGCGGTGA
- a CDS encoding diacylglycerol kinase family protein, whose translation MAERVAVLAHRKKRMHGAGLDALREALDEAGVQDPLWYEVAKSKKAPKQARKALADGAELVLVWGGDGMVQRSADALAGSGVPVGLLPAGTANLLATNLGIPHKLAESLQIALHGRRRALDLGILDGEHFAVMAGLGFDAELVGGADRRAKARFGRLAYVRSGLSGIRGPLVQARVKVDGTVWYEGPASCLLLGNVGRIVGGVPAFDDADPSDGLLEVGVTTASGVLQWARTLGRITLGRSEDSRYVRMTRGTKVSIRLDRPLPIELDGGARGEARKAKAAIVPNALTVCVPR comes from the coding sequence GTGGCCGAACGCGTCGCGGTGCTCGCACACCGCAAGAAGAGGATGCACGGCGCTGGTCTGGACGCGCTGCGGGAGGCGCTGGACGAGGCCGGCGTCCAGGACCCGCTCTGGTACGAGGTGGCCAAGTCCAAGAAGGCGCCGAAACAGGCCCGCAAGGCGCTGGCCGACGGGGCCGAGCTGGTGCTGGTCTGGGGCGGCGACGGGATGGTCCAGCGCTCCGCCGACGCGCTGGCCGGCTCGGGCGTCCCGGTCGGCCTGCTGCCGGCCGGCACCGCGAACCTGCTCGCCACCAACCTCGGCATCCCGCACAAGCTGGCCGAGTCCCTGCAGATCGCGCTGCACGGCCGGCGCCGCGCGCTCGATCTCGGCATCCTCGACGGCGAGCACTTCGCGGTGATGGCCGGGCTCGGCTTCGACGCCGAGCTGGTCGGCGGCGCGGACCGGCGGGCCAAGGCCCGCTTCGGCCGGCTGGCGTACGTCCGGTCCGGGCTCAGCGGCATCCGTGGCCCGCTGGTCCAGGCGCGGGTGAAGGTCGACGGCACGGTCTGGTACGAGGGCCCGGCCAGCTGCCTGCTGCTCGGCAACGTCGGGCGGATCGTCGGCGGCGTGCCGGCCTTCGACGACGCCGACCCGTCCGACGGGCTGCTCGAGGTCGGCGTCACCACCGCCTCGGGCGTGCTGCAGTGGGCCCGGACGCTCGGCCGCATCACGCTCGGCCGCTCCGAGGACTCGCGGTACGTGCGGATGACCCGCGGCACCAAGGTCTCGATCCGGCTGGACCGGCCGCTGCCGATCGAGCTGGACGGCGGCGCCCGGGGCGAGGCCCGCAAGGCCAAGGCGGCGATCGTGCCGAACGCGCTGACGGTCTGCGTACCGCGTTGA
- a CDS encoding PaaI family thioesterase, translated as MTDTDTDLPPDAGAFVNWLGLELLEVSGDKVVAAWDVRPAHHQPYGIVHGGVHCSVIETVASVAAATWYERGQVVGVSNQTDFLRAVRDGRLTATGTPIHRGRLQQLWLVEIRDENERIVARGQVRLQNLPANRV; from the coding sequence GTGACGGACACGGACACGGACCTGCCCCCGGATGCCGGTGCCTTCGTCAACTGGCTGGGGCTGGAGCTGCTCGAGGTCAGCGGGGACAAGGTCGTCGCGGCCTGGGACGTGCGGCCCGCGCACCACCAGCCGTACGGGATCGTGCACGGCGGGGTGCACTGCTCGGTGATCGAGACGGTCGCCAGCGTCGCCGCCGCGACCTGGTACGAGCGCGGTCAGGTCGTCGGCGTGAGCAACCAGACCGACTTCCTGCGGGCGGTCCGGGACGGCCGTCTCACCGCGACCGGGACGCCGATCCACCGCGGCCGCCTGCAGCAGCTCTGGCTGGTGGAGATCCGGGACGAGAACGAGCGGATCGTCGCCCGCGGGCAGGTCCGACTGCAGAACCTGCCCGCGAACCGCGTCTAG
- a CDS encoding SIMPL domain-containing protein, which produces MAAVTVRGRAAEDVEPDRVRLTLAVQAEAATGAEALGLVAERSAATDAALDAAGDLVLRRRPAAVSLSPVWSESRVITAQSARRVMTVEATAAGSFGDLLARLAAVPGSAVESTEWIVDPDNPVHGRLRGLAVADARQRAVDYAQAAELRLGSLEWITEPEVRPGDTGWYTQAKAVALGFAGDSGPTLELRPEPVTVTTAIDVRFALLA; this is translated from the coding sequence ATGGCGGCGGTGACGGTACGGGGACGAGCGGCCGAGGACGTCGAGCCGGACCGCGTCCGGCTCACGCTCGCGGTGCAGGCCGAGGCGGCCACGGGCGCGGAGGCGCTGGGGCTGGTGGCGGAGCGGTCCGCCGCCACCGACGCCGCTCTGGACGCGGCCGGTGACCTGGTGCTGCGGCGCCGGCCGGCCGCGGTGTCGTTGAGCCCGGTCTGGTCGGAGTCACGGGTGATCACCGCGCAGAGCGCCAGACGGGTGATGACGGTCGAGGCGACGGCGGCCGGGTCGTTCGGGGACCTGCTCGCCCGGCTGGCCGCCGTACCGGGATCGGCGGTGGAGAGCACCGAGTGGATCGTCGACCCGGACAACCCGGTGCACGGCCGGCTGCGCGGCCTGGCCGTGGCCGACGCCCGGCAGCGGGCGGTCGACTACGCGCAGGCCGCTGAGCTGCGGCTCGGCTCGCTGGAGTGGATCACCGAGCCGGAGGTCCGGCCCGGTGACACCGGCTGGTACACGCAGGCGAAGGCGGTCGCGCTCGGTTTCGCCGGCGATTCCGGGCCGACCCTGGAGCTGCGTCCGGAACCGGTCACGGTCACGACCGCGATCGACGTCCGGTTCGCGCTGCTCGCCTGA
- a CDS encoding magnesium and cobalt transport protein CorA: MLPGRETARRWLARAVERGLTGGPLDVLEPRTPAARRPGEPDHLGPVELDGTVADCAVYDGGKRRGGRLTVPDARRAARTVRDGFVWLGLVEPTVQQIAAVATEFDLPPLAVEDAVKAHQRPKLERYGDVLFVVVKPVRYVDHVEIVEVDEVAVFLGETFVVTVRHGDNDVVSRVRKDLDDDSDLLGRGPSAVLYRLLDIVVDGYESVAGEIDVDVSDIEVQVFGGDQSNHSERIYKLKREVLQFRSAVQPLAPAVEELAAGAVPGVDPKTVEYFRDVHDHLLRVGDRIDGYDNLLTGVLQADLARVAVQQNQAAARQNEDVRKISAWAAIALVPTAIAGIYGMNFDNMPELHTHYGYFVVLGVILVACVGLYLQFRRRHWL, from the coding sequence GTGCTGCCTGGACGCGAGACCGCTCGGCGCTGGCTGGCGCGCGCGGTCGAACGCGGGCTGACCGGCGGGCCGCTCGACGTCCTGGAGCCGCGGACGCCGGCCGCGCGGCGGCCGGGCGAGCCGGACCACCTCGGCCCGGTCGAGCTGGACGGGACGGTCGCGGACTGCGCGGTCTACGACGGCGGCAAGCGGCGCGGCGGCCGGCTCACGGTCCCGGACGCCCGGCGCGCGGCCCGTACGGTCCGGGACGGGTTCGTCTGGCTCGGCCTGGTCGAGCCGACGGTGCAGCAGATCGCCGCGGTCGCCACCGAGTTCGACCTGCCGCCGCTGGCGGTCGAGGACGCGGTCAAGGCGCACCAGCGCCCCAAGCTGGAACGGTACGGCGACGTGCTGTTCGTCGTGGTCAAGCCGGTCCGCTACGTCGACCACGTCGAGATCGTGGAGGTCGACGAGGTCGCGGTATTCCTGGGCGAGACGTTCGTGGTGACCGTCCGGCACGGCGACAACGACGTGGTCAGCCGGGTTCGCAAGGACCTCGACGACGACTCCGACCTGCTCGGGCGGGGCCCGTCCGCGGTGCTCTACCGGCTGCTCGACATCGTCGTGGACGGCTACGAGAGCGTCGCCGGCGAGATCGACGTCGACGTCAGCGACATCGAGGTGCAGGTCTTCGGCGGCGACCAGAGCAACCACAGCGAGCGGATCTACAAGCTCAAGCGCGAGGTGCTGCAGTTCCGCAGCGCCGTGCAGCCGCTGGCGCCGGCGGTGGAGGAGCTGGCCGCCGGAGCCGTCCCGGGCGTCGACCCGAAGACGGTCGAGTACTTCCGGGACGTGCACGACCACCTGCTGCGGGTCGGCGACCGCATCGACGGCTACGACAACCTGCTCACCGGTGTGCTGCAGGCCGACCTGGCCCGGGTCGCGGTGCAGCAGAACCAGGCCGCGGCACGGCAGAACGAGGACGTCCGCAAGATCAGCGCCTGGGCTGCGATCGCGCTGGTGCCGACCGCGATCGCCGGCATCTACGGGATGAACTTCGACAACATGCCGGAGCTGCACACCCACTACGGCTACTTCGTCGTGCTCGGCGTGATCCTGGTCGCCTGCGTCGGGCTCTACCTCCAGTTCCGCCGCCGGCACTGGCTCTGA
- a CDS encoding metalloregulator ArsR/SmtB family transcription factor — protein MSDLDTTFAALADPVRRAIITRLAVGDATVNELAEPFPISLQAVSKHLKVLERAGLITRGRDAQRRPCRLAPEPLAETADWIAAHRRRTEERYDRLAQLLAETKEQG, from the coding sequence ATGAGCGACCTGGACACCACGTTCGCGGCGCTGGCCGACCCGGTGCGGCGGGCGATCATCACCCGGCTCGCCGTGGGCGATGCGACGGTGAACGAGCTGGCCGAGCCGTTCCCGATCAGCCTGCAGGCGGTGTCCAAGCACCTGAAGGTGCTGGAGCGGGCGGGCCTGATCACCCGCGGCCGCGACGCCCAGCGACGGCCGTGCCGGCTGGCGCCCGAGCCGCTGGCCGAGACCGCCGACTGGATCGCCGCGCACCGCCGCCGCACCGAGGAACGCTACGACCGGCTCGCGCAGCTGCTCGCCGAGACCAAGGAGCAGGGATGA
- a CDS encoding SRPBCC domain-containing protein: MTNQEFSFDRTFDAPRAQVFRAFTDPELVARWWAPKDEQLVVEALEPRAGGSWRFVNTSADGGTNAFHGVYHSVAEDRIVQTFEYGGFPGVVLLETLAFTDLGDGRTRFTDSSVFPASAAGAFGGDGGAAGAMDRLAELLAQL; encoded by the coding sequence ATGACCAACCAGGAGTTCAGCTTCGACCGGACCTTCGACGCCCCGCGGGCGCAGGTGTTCCGGGCCTTCACCGACCCGGAGCTGGTGGCCCGCTGGTGGGCGCCGAAGGACGAGCAGCTCGTCGTCGAGGCGCTGGAGCCGCGGGCCGGCGGCAGCTGGCGGTTCGTCAACACCAGCGCCGACGGCGGCACCAACGCCTTCCACGGGGTCTACCACTCCGTCGCCGAGGACCGGATCGTGCAGACCTTCGAATACGGCGGGTTCCCCGGGGTGGTGCTGCTGGAGACGCTGGCCTTCACCGACCTCGGCGACGGCCGGACCCGGTTCACCGACAGCTCGGTGTTCCCGGCCTCCGCGGCGGGCGCCTTCGGTGGCGACGGCGGTGCGGCCGGGGCGATGGACCGGCTGGCCGAGCTGCTCGCGCAGCTCTAG
- the pucL gene encoding urate oxidase: protein MGIVLGPNQYGKAEVRVVAIDRTTPRHGIKDLNVSTTLRGDFAAAHLDGDNGHVLATDTQKNTVFAFARDGIGEIEDFGLRLARHFAGAYRWITGARIEVEEYGWDRIPVGGREHDHAFTRAGGEVRTAVVTVDSGQEYVLSGLSGLVVLKTTDSAFAGFPRDRYTTLAETDDRILATAVSARWRHTGTVDWAGSFAGIRADLVETFATEPSEALQQTLYQMGSAVLSGRPELAEIRLSMPNKHHFLQDLSPFGLDNPKVVYHADDRPYGLIQAVVQRDDAPPAGTAWEGTPQYG from the coding sequence ATGGGGATCGTGCTCGGGCCCAACCAGTACGGCAAGGCCGAGGTGCGGGTCGTCGCGATCGACCGGACGACCCCCCGCCACGGCATCAAGGACCTCAACGTCTCGACCACCCTGCGCGGCGACTTCGCCGCGGCCCACCTGGACGGCGACAACGGGCACGTGCTCGCCACCGACACCCAGAAGAACACGGTCTTCGCCTTCGCCCGCGACGGGATCGGCGAGATCGAGGACTTCGGGCTGCGGCTGGCCCGGCACTTCGCCGGGGCGTACCGGTGGATCACCGGCGCCCGGATCGAGGTCGAGGAGTACGGCTGGGACCGGATCCCGGTCGGCGGCCGCGAGCACGACCACGCGTTCACCCGGGCCGGCGGCGAGGTCCGCACCGCGGTGGTGACCGTCGACAGTGGACAGGAATACGTCCTCAGTGGACTGTCCGGTCTGGTCGTGCTGAAGACGACCGACTCCGCGTTCGCCGGGTTCCCGCGGGACCGCTACACCACGCTGGCCGAGACCGACGACCGGATCCTGGCCACCGCGGTCAGCGCCCGCTGGCGGCACACCGGCACCGTCGACTGGGCCGGCAGCTTCGCCGGCATCCGGGCCGACCTGGTCGAGACGTTCGCGACCGAACCGAGCGAGGCCCTGCAGCAGACGCTCTACCAGATGGGTTCGGCCGTCCTCAGTGGACGGCCGGAGCTGGCCGAGATCCGGCTGTCGATGCCGAACAAGCACCACTTCCTGCAGGACCTGAGCCCGTTCGGGCTGGACAACCCGAAGGTCGTCTACCACGCCGACGACCGGCCGTACGGGCTGATCCAGGCCGTCGTCCAGCGCGACGACGCGCCCCCGGCCGGCACCGCCTGGGAGGGCACCCCCCAGTACGGCTAG
- the uraH gene encoding hydroxyisourate hydrolase, producing the protein MSMSTHVLDGTTGRPAGGVAVRLSGLDGTPLADGHTDPDGRCALAPYDLDPGTYELTFDSGGYFQERTFYPSVTVTFTIRDGGAHHHIPLLLSPYSYTTYRGA; encoded by the coding sequence GTGAGCATGTCCACCCACGTCCTGGACGGGACGACGGGCCGTCCGGCCGGCGGTGTCGCGGTGCGACTGTCCGGTTTGGACGGTACGCCGCTGGCCGACGGGCACACCGATCCCGACGGCCGCTGCGCCCTGGCCCCGTACGACCTGGACCCCGGCACGTACGAGCTGACGTTCGACTCCGGCGGCTACTTCCAGGAGCGCACGTTCTACCCGTCGGTGACGGTCACGTTCACCATCCGCGACGGCGGCGCCCACCACCACATCCCGTTGCTGCTCTCGCCGTACTCCTACACGACCTACCGGGGGGCCTAG
- the uraD gene encoding 2-oxo-4-hydroxy-4-carboxy-5-ureidoimidazoline decarboxylase, with translation MSWTLAEFNALPGAAAERELAAANAAPRFAREVAAGRPYPSLSVLADTATDVAAGLGWDEVGQALAAHPRIGERAAGDSAEAASSRREQAAMSDADDAVRVALAEGNRAYEERFGHAFLIRAAGRTPAEMLAALRRRLELDPAAERAETTAQLTQITRLRVERLVTG, from the coding sequence GTGTCGTGGACGCTGGCCGAGTTCAACGCGCTGCCCGGCGCGGCGGCCGAGCGTGAGCTGGCGGCGGCCAACGCGGCGCCGCGGTTCGCCCGCGAGGTCGCCGCCGGACGCCCCTACCCGAGCCTGTCCGTACTGGCCGACACCGCGACCGACGTCGCTGCCGGCCTGGGCTGGGACGAGGTCGGGCAGGCCCTGGCCGCGCATCCGCGCATCGGGGAGCGCGCGGCCGGCGACTCGGCCGAGGCCGCCTCGTCCCGGCGCGAGCAGGCGGCGATGAGCGACGCCGACGACGCCGTCCGGGTCGCGCTGGCCGAGGGCAACCGCGCGTACGAGGAGAGGTTCGGGCACGCGTTCCTGATCCGGGCCGCGGGCCGGACGCCGGCCGAGATGCTGGCCGCCCTGCGGCGCCGGCTGGAGCTGGACCCGGCGGCGGAACGGGCCGAGACGACCGCGCAACTCACGCAGATCACCCGGTTGCGGGTGGAGAGGCTGGTGACCGGGTGA
- a CDS encoding aldolase, whose product MLPDAVLADLDRRLAASDAARAARYPGEPRGRQPVHTVYVPADRVRPGLAARWGSAALAALDGADLAAITGLPAAVLPRVVAKLEREPVEDLRVDAEDGYRGDDEDRDVLAAAEAVGADLAAGVAPPYVGIRAKSLEPATRRRGVRTLDLFLSRLAGHEVLVTLPKVTDVDQVRAMVGLLAALEDEHGVTLALELQVETPQAVLGPDGAATAAAMVHAAAGRCRGLHYGTYDYSAALGVAAAYQASDHPVADHAKAVMQVAVAGTGARAVDGSSNLLPVGPGRDAAWRRHAGLVTRALRTGLYQGWDLHPAQLPTRYLATYTFFRDALPAARERLSTYLAGAEGGVLDEPATARALAAVITRALDCGAVDAAEVGLDRATLDRLR is encoded by the coding sequence GTGTTGCCGGACGCCGTGCTCGCCGACCTGGATCGGCGGCTGGCCGCGTCCGACGCCGCCCGGGCGGCGCGGTACCCGGGTGAGCCGCGGGGCCGGCAGCCGGTGCACACGGTCTACGTCCCGGCCGACCGCGTCCGGCCCGGGCTGGCCGCCCGGTGGGGCTCCGCGGCCCTGGCGGCGCTGGACGGCGCCGACCTGGCCGCGATCACCGGGCTGCCGGCGGCCGTGCTCCCCCGGGTCGTCGCCAAGCTGGAGCGCGAGCCGGTCGAGGACCTGCGGGTCGACGCCGAGGACGGCTACCGCGGCGACGACGAGGACCGGGACGTGCTCGCCGCGGCCGAGGCGGTCGGCGCCGACCTGGCCGCCGGGGTCGCGCCGCCGTACGTGGGGATCCGGGCCAAGTCGCTGGAGCCGGCCACCCGGCGCCGCGGGGTGCGGACGCTGGACCTGTTCCTGTCCCGGCTCGCGGGGCACGAGGTCCTCGTCACGCTGCCCAAGGTCACCGACGTCGACCAGGTCCGCGCGATGGTCGGGCTGCTGGCCGCGCTGGAGGACGAGCACGGGGTCACGCTGGCGCTGGAGCTGCAGGTCGAGACGCCGCAGGCGGTCCTCGGCCCGGACGGTGCGGCGACCGCGGCGGCGATGGTGCACGCGGCCGCGGGCCGGTGCCGCGGCCTGCACTACGGCACGTACGACTACTCCGCCGCGCTCGGGGTCGCGGCGGCGTACCAGGCCTCGGACCACCCGGTCGCCGACCACGCCAAGGCCGTCATGCAGGTCGCGGTGGCCGGCACCGGCGCCCGCGCGGTCGACGGCTCCTCGAACCTGCTGCCGGTCGGACCGGGCCGGGACGCGGCCTGGCGCCGGCACGCGGGGCTGGTCACCCGGGCGCTGCGGACCGGGCTCTACCAGGGCTGGGACCTGCACCCGGCGCAGCTGCCGACCCGCTACCTGGCCACGTACACGTTCTTCCGGGACGCGCTGCCGGCGGCGCGGGAGCGGCTGTCCACGTACCTGGCCGGGGCCGAGGGCGGCGTGCTGGACGAGCCGGCGACCGCGCGGGCGCTGGCCGCGGTGATCACCCGGGCCCTGGACTGCGGGGCGGTCGACGCCGCCGAGGTCGGCCTGGACCGCGCCACGCTCGACCGCCTCAGGTGA